The following nucleotide sequence is from Pseudochaenichthys georgianus chromosome 17, fPseGeo1.2, whole genome shotgun sequence.
cacaaccgtgctcttgtcgacgcttccatccgtccgttttttaaaacaatttcccatccacggggccgaccaaagcggtctcatcagcttgttcgttcatgtttgactattgttcaccatggtttgttgttgtttgaagtcccatgctgaagtcatgaacgttagttggggctccagtataatcggtacgcctgaaactcatccagtgaaaaACGTTCCGctctgcaaaaataagtgcgattaaaatgcgttaatttttgtgcaattaatcttaattaaagtcccggccctaatttttctgcaagtgaacatttcatcactaacTTCATTTTTTGTCTACAAGTTACAaaactcttttttttcttcttctgttacttcaaatttggttcacagttacgtgaatattttatacaagtgtaaatttggttcacagttacgtggatattttatacaagtgtacatttggttcacagataCGTGGatattatacaagtgtaaatgtatgcacacaagctcagattttttttctgcaagtgctcacatcaggttttacacgctctcacattttgcaccatatctacatTCATACACACCGTGCACGTGGTAACTCTTGCTCTTCCtttcccggggggggggggggtcctcatGAGAGCCTGTCTCATCATAGCGTTCTATGGTTTTTGCGACTGCACTTGAGGATACATTCAAAGTTCTTGACATTTCCCGGATCGACTGACCTTCATTTCTTAAAGTGATGATGGTCGGTCGTTTCTCTTTACTGGGTTACAACAGCAGTCAAATAGGGATTTCAACTCTGCACTAACTCTACGTCTGCACAACACAACTGATGGTCTCAAACACATTAAGAAAACAAGTAATTCCACACATTGACTCTTGACAAGGCACACGTGTTAATTGAAAACCATTCCACCTTATgaagctgactgagagaagccaagagtgtgcaaagctgtcatcaaggcaaaaggggGCTATTTTGAAGAATCTAAAATAAAATTATTCTTGATTTTTTTTGTAACAGTTTTATGTTCCCTAGATAATTTCATATGTGTTCGTtcatagttttgatgtcttcagtattaatctacaaagtagaaacaaattaaaatatacaaaaaccattgaatgagaaggtgtccaaacttttgactggcactgtatataaaaaacacacatattttaatatttagcaggttccctcatctataatcatttatacaagcACGACTTTGAACATGTACAGCAGTAAAATGCAACATACGAAATAATCAAGAAACATCATAAATTGAACACTGACAGGGAACATTTTACTGCACCATCATTACTTTTACATAAGAAGGTGCCGTAAAATGTTCTGTTAATACTTGCATACTTTTACTTTaaggtttgaatgcaggattttaatttgtaacCGAGTATTTTAATTCTATACTGTAGGCATAGTGTATCTGTGAACGATCCCAAATACAATTCATTGTTTACATTGCAACTAGTGCCACGCCATAAGAAAAaaccctttttcatttttaacTGGAAGTCGAAAGGGGCTGGGCTATATAAGGTGAATTGAGCCAACAAAAaggtgggactaataaaggcaatgtcaaaatataaaaacaacggcattaattagggctgcaAAATGTCTCCCATTTTAATGGTGATTAgattttttaaatgctaacacttaacagtttgttctgactgtgtgtttcctgcagatctccagctgctggtggtggttaaagaagagcttctccctgaccagcaggagtggagcaccagtctggaccaggaggacccagtgccccccccacacattaagcaggaacaggaggaactcaggatcagtcaggagagagagcagcttcaggagctggaagaggctgatatcaccaagtccactttcactccttaccctgtgaagagtgaagatgataaagagaaacctcagtcctcacagcctcatcaaagacaaactcaacacatggaaacagaagctgatggatatgactgtcgaggaccagaactagccaggaactcagatccagagagcagtttacaaccaaagactgaggacgacactgaagactcttctgaacctgacactggagactcttctgaacctgacactgaagacagtgctgattggaaagagaccagagaacctgcatcaggctcaaactcactTAAAAATAGACATGACTCCGTCAGTGATCCACAACGTAGTGCTGAAAATAAACCATTgaactgctcagtctgtaagaaagctttttcacggagtggacatttaaagcaacatatgagaatccacacaggagagaaaccacacagctgctcagtctgtaagagagctttttcacagagtggaagtttaaaggcacacatgataacccacacaggagagaaaaccTTTAGATGCTCAGTTTGTACCAAATCTTTTGCATTAATTGGAAatttaaaggcacacatgagagGCCACAcgggagagaaaccacacagctgcccagtctgtaagaaagctttttcacatagtggaagtttaaagggacacatgagagtccacacaggagagaaaccctttAGCTGCTCAGTTTGTACCAAATCTTTTGCATTAAGTGGAAatttaaaggcacacatgagagGCCACACCGGtgagaaaccacacagctgctcagtttgtACCAAATATTTTGCACATCGTGCAACTTTAAAGTCACACATGACaggccacacaggagagaaaccatacagctgctcagtctgtaaaaaaacgttttcacgGAGTTAtcatttaaagacacacatgagagcCTGTTTTCACCCACCTGCAACCGATTCACTAATAATCACACATGTTCATTTCGTTTACCCCTTGACTCGACtatttcttgtttaataatcattacatctcctcaggaccaagttcccttgtcctgcctttcacctgctgatcacccactgctcatttaaggAGGACTCACCTTTACAAGGGACCAGCTAGTCTTAGTGTCTTAATGCAAACGTTTTGTAAAGTGATGCTGGACCAAAAACGTGCTGttgtgtgctctctgcaggacggtgtCTGTACTCAAAGATTGTTTATTAAATGAGAGCTTCATTCTGTTTATGTTATCTAAACAATGCCAACAGAGCGATACGTCTTCTTATCAGCAGATGGTATAAATGTTACATCATCCAGTTC
It contains:
- the LOC139435622 gene encoding zinc finger protein 79-like, with the translated sequence MDLQLLVVVKEELLPDQQEWSTSLDQEDPVPPPHIKQEQEELRISQEREQLQELEEADITKSTFTPYPVKSEDDKEKPQSSQPHQRQTQHMETEADGYDCRGPELARNSDPESSLQPKTEDDTEDSSEPDTGDSSEPDTEDSADWKETREPASGSNSLKNRHDSVSDPQRSAENKPLNCSVCKKAFSRSGHLKQHMRIHTGEKPHSCSVCKRAFSQSGSLKAHMITHTGEKTFRCSVCTKSFALIGNLKAHMRGHTGEKPHSCPVCKKAFSHSGSLKGHMRVHTGEKPFSCSVCTKSFALSGNLKAHMRGHTGEKPHSCSVCTKYFAHRATLKSHMTGHTGEKPYSCSVCKKTFSRSYHLKTHMRACFHPPATDSLIITHVHFVYPLTRLFLV